One window from the genome of Pirellulales bacterium encodes:
- a CDS encoding DUF4339 domain-containing protein codes for MADWFYKVMGEEYGPISSAELKEKAADGTIDQSSLIRKGRDGDWISAHKTSLSFGGPVVAIDTSKARMPRVKPAAPVETAKPAKRSTVTKFWWAIPAALALIAIPVIVFFAIAEKPEVAFKRLIKPKVDKIQEQTIKAGSVQYRVGAMSYDIKKTDSLVSPYLAVLRFILGMTNSNNPDDHFRNSGGHMEVNYAFQDGSWKLVNATHHQYQGDRKEELRKYGVRERELADIPDFLDWPCTDVAQDLGLGLP; via the coding sequence ATGGCAGACTGGTTTTATAAGGTAATGGGCGAGGAGTACGGGCCAATATCGTCGGCCGAACTGAAAGAGAAGGCGGCAGACGGAACGATTGACCAATCGAGTTTGATTCGCAAGGGACGCGACGGCGATTGGATTAGTGCCCACAAGACGAGTTTGTCTTTCGGCGGTCCAGTGGTGGCTATCGACACGAGCAAGGCGAGGATGCCTCGCGTCAAGCCTGCCGCCCCGGTGGAAACGGCCAAGCCAGCCAAGCGGTCAACTGTTACTAAGTTTTGGTGGGCGATTCCTGCCGCCCTCGCGTTAATCGCCATTCCCGTGATCGTCTTTTTTGCCATAGCCGAAAAGCCAGAAGTCGCGTTCAAGAGGTTAATCAAGCCGAAGGTTGACAAAATACAAGAACAAACTATCAAGGCGGGATCGGTGCAGTATAGGGTTGGTGCTATGTCGTATGACATCAAAAAAACTGATTCGCTTGTCTCCCCATACTTGGCCGTTCTTCGCTTCATACTAGGCATGACCAACTCTAACAATCCAGACGACCACTTCAGAAACAGCGGGGGACACATGGAAGTTAATTACGCATTCCAAGATGGAAGTTGGAAACTCGTTAATGCAACGCATCATCAATATCAAGGAGATCGGAAGGAAGAGCTACGGAAGTACGGAGTAAGGGAACGCGAGCTTGCGGACATTCCCGACTTCCTTGATTGGCCTTGCACTGATGTTGCCCAAGATTTGGGGCTTGGCCTGCCATGA
- a CDS encoding tetratricopeptide repeat protein codes for MMHSVQIKRPHRLESLCALGMLFGLWPDAAHGAEDVGKLVAQSRAAWQAGDTARAVELATMAVEAGPDDAATYVYRGSLYEMQRKHAEAVADFDRAIELDPRNAEAYDHRGSERFKQGRFAESIADFDRAIAFDPAREAGHWKRGISYYYMRRYDDGRKQFEHYQTVDNNDVENAVWRFLCMARQDGVPVARRELLKIKQDRRVPMMEIYALFAGQATPDQVLAAARSGDPPPDELRTRLFYADIYLGLYYEALGEEAKARQFIESAAQREISHYMWDVAKVHAELLKRPGK; via the coding sequence ATGATGCACTCGGTTCAAATAAAGCGGCCTCATCGGCTCGAATCGCTCTGCGCCCTCGGCATGCTGTTTGGCCTCTGGCCGGACGCGGCGCACGGCGCGGAAGATGTCGGGAAACTCGTCGCGCAGTCGCGGGCGGCCTGGCAGGCGGGCGATACCGCACGGGCGGTTGAGCTGGCAACCATGGCGGTCGAAGCCGGCCCGGATGACGCCGCGACCTACGTGTATCGGGGCTCTTTATACGAAATGCAACGAAAGCACGCCGAGGCCGTGGCCGATTTCGACCGGGCCATCGAACTCGATCCCCGCAACGCCGAGGCCTACGATCATCGCGGCAGCGAGCGCTTCAAGCAGGGGCGGTTCGCCGAATCGATCGCCGACTTCGACCGGGCGATCGCGTTCGACCCGGCGCGTGAAGCGGGCCATTGGAAGCGGGGCATCTCGTATTATTACATGCGGCGTTATGACGACGGCCGCAAGCAGTTCGAGCATTATCAGACCGTCGACAACAACGACGTCGAAAACGCCGTGTGGCGGTTCCTCTGCATGGCGCGGCAGGACGGCGTGCCCGTCGCCCGGCGCGAGTTGCTCAAGATCAAGCAAGACCGGCGGGTGCCGATGATGGAGATTTACGCGTTGTTCGCCGGGCAGGCGACGCCCGACCAGGTGCTGGCCGCCGCCCGTAGCGGCGACCCGCCGCCCGACGAGTTGCGGACGCGGCTGTTTTACGCCGACATCTACTTGGGGCTCTACTACGAGGCCTTGGGCGAAGAAGCGAAAGCCCGCCAGTTCATCGAGTCGGCTGCCCAGCGTGAGATTTCGCACTACATGTGGGACGTGGCCAAGGTGCATGCCGAACTGCTGAAGCGGCCCGGCAAGTAA